GTAGTGATCGGAGCACAGcccagcaacaacaacaaactcaaCAACAAGGTGAACATCCCTGACATGCTCTGGTCTGCATTCTGCTGTTACAGTGGTGAGAAGAAGAAGTGGTTAGCAAGTGCACACTGGGGTGACAATGTTCCAGATGAATCGAAACACAAATATCTACAGACAAGAACTTTGGCTGAACTACAAAATCTTGACTCGAGATTTGAGGTGTTTCCCAGAACACAGTGTCCTCTCCATGAAACTGCTGCAGAATTTTACACAGAACTGGATAAAACCTGCCAATGTCCACCTCAAGCTTCAACCACATGTCCTCCCACTACCACGACCAGCGGTCCCTCGACTACTGCTGAACCCCAAACTACCACCAATCCACCAACCACAACCAGAACTTACACAACCACCCAAACACCTACAACCTTTGTTCCTACAACTACTGAACCCCAAACTACCACCACTCCACCAACCACAACCAGAACTTACACAACCACCCAGACACCTACAACCTTTGTTCCTACAACTACTGAACCCCAAACTACCACCAATCCACCAACCACAACCAGAACTTACACAACCACCCAGACACCTACAACCTTTGATCCTACAACTACTAAAGCCCAAACTACCACCACTCCACCAACCACAACCAGAACTTACACAACCACTCAGACACCTACAACCTTTGTTCCTACAACTACTGAACCCCAAACTACCACCAATCGACCAACCACAACCAGAACTTACACAACCACCCAGACACCTACAACCTTTGTTCCTACAACTACTGAACCCCAAACTACCACCAATCCACCAACCACAACCAGAACTTACACAACCACCCAAACACCTACAACCTTTGTTCCTACAACTACTGAACCCCAAACTACCACCACTCCACCAACCACAACCAGAACTTACACAACCACCCAGACACCTACAACCTTTGTTCCTACAACTACTAAACCCCAAACTACCACCAATCCACCAACCACAACCACCCAGACACCTACAACTACTACACCTAAAACTACCACCATTCCACCAACAAAAACCACAGTCCCTGTGACAACAACCAAAACTGCAACTACTACAACTCCTGCAGGAGCTACAACAACCACCCCCAGAACTACAAAGACCACCACCACAActacaacaaccacaactacaAAGAGGAATGAGGACAATaggcaaaaagaaaatcagcagcaACCAAGACCTGATGTAGTTATACCTGGTGCTGTAGCGGGAGGTGTTGGGGCAGTGGCAGGTGCAGCATTAGGAGGTGCATTGGCAGGTATTCTTGGATTGCTATTTCCAGGAATAGGTGGACTGGGTGGTGGACTGGGAGGTGGACTGAGAGTGGTCAATATCCTGGGAGGTGGTCCAGTAATCCCTGCTTCATCTCAAACTGTCAGAACCACATTTGCTATACATACTTCTGGATCTATCCAAACTACAAAATCTCAAAGTACCACCAATCCACCAACCACCACCAGAACTTTCACAATCCCCCAGACACCTACAACCTTTGTTCCTACAACTACTAAATCCCAAACTACCACCAATCCACCAACCACAACTTACACAACCACCCAGACACCTACAACCTTTGTTCCTACAACTACTGAACCCCAAACTACCACCAATCCACCAACCACAACCAGAACTTACACAACCACCCAAACACCTACAACCTTTGTTCCTACAACTACTGAACCCCAAACTACCACCACTCCACCAACCACAACCAGAACTTACACAACCACCCAGACACCTACAACCTTTGTTCCTACAACTACTAAATCCCAAACTACCACCAATCCACCAACCATGACCAGAACTTACACAACCACCCAGACACCTACAACCTTTGTTCCTACAACTACTGAACCCCAAACTACCACCACTCCACCAACCACAACCAGAACTTACACAACCACCCAGACACCTACAACCTTTGTTCCTACAACTACTGAACCCCAAACTACCACCACTCCACCAACCACGACCAGAACTTACACAACCCCCCAGACACCTACAACCTTTGTTCCTACAACTACTGAACCCCAAACTACCACCAATCCACCAACCATGACCAGAACTTACACCACCACCCAGACACCTACAAGCTTTGTTCCTACAACTACTGAACCCCAAACTACCACCATTCCACCAACCACAACTTACACAACCACCCAGACACCTACAGCCTTTGTTCCTACAACTACTAAATCCCAAACTACCACCAATCCACCAACCATGACCAGAACTTACACAACCACCCAGACACCTACAACCTTTGTTCCTACAACTACTGAACCCCAAACTACCACCAATCCACCAACCATGACCAGAACTTACACCACCACCCAGACACCTACAAGCTTTGTTCCTACAAATGCAACACTTCAAACTACCACATTTCCACCAACCACAACCACAGTGGCAGGTGGTTTTGTATTGGCAGATAGTGGTGCACTGGTAGATGGTGGTGTGTATTGGCAGGTGGCGGCATACTGGAAGGTGGTGGCTCACTGGGAGATATTAGTTCATTGGGAGATGTCAGAACACTAGGAGGTGATCCAGTAATTCCAGCACCATCTCACACATCTGCTATACATACTTTTACACATATTCAAGCCACTACAATGACTACAGCTCCACTTTCAGCACAACGTCTCCTTCaactacagaaacacagaggtGGTATTTAAAAAGGGCAGGTTCACTCCCCATAGAAGAGAAACCTTTCAACCATCTGAGTTCTTGCACCTGTTTCTATCAGTCAATGTTCGATTGCACTTCAaggtaaaaagaagaaaatcttaAATCCAGATATTCACAAATTCTTTGTCTGCCACTCATCTGGAGTCAGGTCACTGCACTAGTGATTTGACAGAAGGTTCACAGACACAGtttctgttgtattttgtaAACGAGCAAATTTAGGTCTGCATAAATCCAGATTGCATAAGAGTGTCCGGGATCCCCACACGAATGGTATGAGGAGAATGATTTTATTCATGCCCAGTCATGTCTGATGATGCTAATGTGCAGAGCCAGTAGGAAAAGTGCTCGATGTTTTTACTGTCACAAGTTGCTTTAATAAAATTATGGCCTTGATAATGAAGTTTAACCTTCATCAAGTCCTTTGAGTTTCATTGACCACAGTTTAGTTTTGGAGTTTACATGttgcattaaaatatattcacaaaTCTGATTAACAAGCTGTTTTGCCACCATTTCTTCATGTGTGctactgattttaaaatgtcttctaCCACTGGTTTGCAGCtcacacacaataaaatcaaTTCAATCACTAATTTGTGTCAAACTGATTTAAATTCTGTTGAAAACCAGCAGGTCCTGTGCTGAATTCTTGTTGGACAGCTTCAGTTTGcttccagagaaaaaaaacaggctgagaaagtaaaacattttccataatcaaagaaaatcaatgaaatcaaagaaaacctgctgctcatcagctgcagctctctgctcaTTATGACTTCAGGAAGAATTCAGTACAAGTGAAGGATAAAACAACCAATGGTCTCAGATTAGTCtgatacagaaaataaagtcagtaccaggaaaataaaaactcatGTTAAACctgtaacattaacacacattgTCCAGGTTAACTCAATATTCAGTTTCTGTGCATCAAACACGAAAAATGACTCAGGCTGTGGTTTTTCTACAACGTTGACgagaaacaagaagagaaagatTCTTTAGAAACCACAGTGACAACAACACCTTTATGTTTGTTGTCCACAGGAAACTGCTGAACCtgagaataaaaactaaatatcaCACATTAACTCAGCTATAAGTCTCTTCACTAAATTCACCAGTAAAAGATCCTTGTTCGTGCTGAATTCTTCCTGGAccaggagctgaaacagtttgatgTTAGAAAGATTTGGACTGTGGTTCAGATAAAGGTCTAAATTCAGCTGATGTCAAAGCTGTTTAGTAGAGAAATCTCTAACATCTCAAATATCTTCATAAATATCTCAAACCTGCAGGATTTTAAAACAGACCTAATTCACTTTAGCtgctttaaacaaacacacaccacaaactgCATATTAAAAACACTAACAGCCTGATTTCATCtggtgtttgtgcatttctctGTGGACAGGGTGACAGGTTTGTTGACCATAAATAAGCAGCGTTTGTTGTGCTTCCttataatatgaaaaaaaaacaaacccacataCGTGTCGTCCCCCAAAACCACAGATCAGAGACAACAGATAAAAGGCAAAGCGTCTTagagagaacagacagaagACAGTGACACATCAGGAGAGAACCGTGGACAGACCTGTGCCAACGAAGACGAAGCTGAGAGATCCAGGTAAGAGATGAAGAGGTGATGTACTTTGTATTCAGCTGATTTTCCTGCTACATTTCCAACTTTcctcaagtggaggaggaatttttactgtttaatgtCAAGCTGAGTGTAAAAGTTTGCATCCAGTTATTTTGTGTTACAATATCTTAATAAAGtccctttgttttctcctcagatcagaaaacacagtgtgacGAGGACTTACCTGAAGATGTGGTGTCTGCGccccctctctgtcctcctcctcctgtccacTGTTCCCACAGGAAGTGAAGTGGTGCGGTCGATGTCTGACTGTTCTGACTTCCTTCTTCACAACTCTCCACCCAACATCCCAGGGATCCTGGAGGACGGCAACATCCTGGACCAGAACAGATACAAACCCATCTGTCAGACTTATGAGGACGAGAGAAGGTTTGTGACGCTCTATGACACCGAGAACAAGATTCCAGTGTTTTCTGCTTACAAGTACAGGGGGGATGGAGGAAGCAAACCCAACGTCAACTGGAAGATAGAGCCACAGGTaggtttgtctttgtctgaTGCATATTGAATTaatacacacatgtatttaCAGTCCTGTTAACTACTAATACTACCAATATTAATGATAACACTAAACAGTGGTACTGTAGAGCCATGACAGTAGTTGGACAGATCAGCATTGACTCTGACCTGATGTTGTAGTCAAATAATGAGGGAGCCTTTGATTTACTAACACTCAGCCTCACTAACTCACCTTCCAACTCTAACAGCTCGAGAACACACAAGGTGATAAGAACATGGGCCGTGAAACAACAGGGATGATCTACACCCACCAGGCTCAGGACAAagattacaaaaacaaagaaaaacttgcCCGAGGCCATTTATTTCCACACAATCATGCATTAAATGAAACAGATAAAAGATCTACCAACACCCTGACCAACATTGTTCCACAAGCAGAACAATTCAACAGTGGCAGCTGGAGTAACATGGAGAACTGTGTCAAATGTGTTATGGACAAATACTGTAAAGACAACAACGGTGTTCCTGAAGGTTTCGTAGTGACTGGACAACAGCCAGGCAACAAAAAACTCAACAACAAGGTGAACATCCCCAAAATGCTCTGGTCTGCGTTCTGCTGTTACA
The window above is part of the Mastacembelus armatus chromosome 18, fMasArm1.2, whole genome shotgun sequence genome. Proteins encoded here:
- the LOC113139021 gene encoding mucin-2-like, yielding MKMWCLRPVAAILFLLSTVPTGSEVVRSMSDCSDFLLHNSPPNIPGILEDGNILDQNRYKPICQTYENVRRFVTLYDTKNKIPVFSAYKYRGERPGRPKNVPWKIEPQLEPRSAMSNMWDDRYRYQATNNDYKNDKDFDRGHLFPSSHAFDENDKISTFTLTNIVPQAGTFNKGSWSKMENCVRCVLEKYCINNNGVPEGFVVIGAQPSNNNKLNNKVNIPDMLWSAFCCYSGEKKKWLASAHWGDNVPDESKHKYLQTRTLAELQNLDSRFEVFPRTQCPLHETAAEFYTELDKTCQCPPQASTTCPPTTTTSGPSTTAEPQTTTNPPTTTRTYTTTQTPTTFVPTTTEPQTTTTPPTTTRTYTTTQTPTTFVPTTTEPQTTTNPPTTTRTYTTTQTPTTFDPTTTKAQTTTTPPTTTRTYTTTQTPTTFVPTTTEPQTTTNRPTTTRTYTTTQTPTTFVPTTTEPQTTTNPPTTTRTYTTTQTPTTFVPTTTEPQTTTTPPTTTRTYTTTQTPTTFVPTTTKPQTTTNPPTTTTQTPTTTTPKTTTIPPTKTTVPVTTTKTATTTTPAGATTTTPRTTKTTTTTTTTTTTKRNEDNRQKENQQQPRPDVVIPGAVAGGVGAVAGAALGGALAGILGLLFPGIGGLGGGLGGGLRVVNILGGGPVIPASSQTVRTTFAIHTSGSIQTTKSQSTTNPPTTTRTFTIPQTPTTFVPTTTKSQTTTNPPTTTYTTTQTPTTFVPTTTEPQTTTNPPTTTRTYTTTQTPTTFVPTTTEPQTTTTPPTTTRTYTTTQTPTTFVPTTTKSQTTTNPPTMTRTYTTTQTPTTFVPTTTEPQTTTTPPTTTRTYTTTQTPTTFVPTTTEPQTTTTPPTTTRTYTTPQTPTTFVPTTTEPQTTTNPPTMTRTYTTTQTPTSFVPTTTEPQTTTIPPTTTYTTTQTPTAFVPTTTKSQTTTNPPTMTRTYTTTQTPTTFVPTTTEPQTTTNPPTMTRTYTTTQTPTSFVPTNATLQTTTFPPTTTTVAGGFVLADSGALVDGGVYWQVAAYWKVVAHWEILVHWEMSEH
- the LOC113140205 gene encoding endonuclease domain-containing 1 protein-like, whose product is MWCLRPLSVLLLLSTVPTGSEVVRSMSDCSDFLLHNSPPNIPGILEDGNILDQNRYKPICQTYEDERRFVTLYDTENKIPVFSAYKYRGDGGSKPNVNWKIEPQLENTQGDKNMGRETTGMIYTHQAQDKDYKNKEKLARGHLFPHNHALNETDKRSTNTLTNIVPQAEQFNSGSWSNMENCVKCVMDKYCKDNNGVPEGFVVTGQQPGNKKLNNKVNIPKMLWSAFCCYSGEKKKWLASAHWGDNVPDGFKPKYLQTRTLAELQNLDSGFQVFPKTQCPLHETVKEFYPDLDKSCQCSPPA